A genomic segment from bacterium encodes:
- a CDS encoding energy-coupling factor transporter ATPase codes for MTARDAAGDRGQPVSGGTVGRDAAGRAEPLIHVEDLWHTYMKGTPFAQTALRGVTVEIRAGEVVGIIGHTGSGKSTLMQYLNGLLRPARGRVRVAGHDLARPDVDIAAVRRFVGVVFQDPEDQVFEPLVGDDVAYGPRQLGCAPAELRERVRWGMDAVGLPFEAFKDRYTYTLSGGELRKTALAGVLAMRPQVLVLDEPTSGLDPGARRDLRERLQALRDRDGLTLVLVSHDMDEIARLSDRVYVLHAGAVVASGPPRDVFARADALAPYGLMPPHATQVCDRLRARGLAVRADALTIEEAGDAIAALLRGNR; via the coding sequence ATGACGGCGCGGGACGCCGCCGGGGATCGAGGCCAGCCGGTGTCCGGCGGCACCGTGGGTCGGGACGCGGCGGGTCGCGCCGAACCGCTCATCCACGTCGAGGACCTGTGGCACACCTACATGAAGGGGACCCCGTTTGCGCAGACGGCGCTGCGCGGGGTGACGGTGGAGATCCGCGCCGGCGAGGTCGTCGGGATCATCGGCCACACCGGGTCGGGGAAGTCGACGCTGATGCAGTACCTGAACGGCCTGCTCCGGCCCGCGCGGGGCCGTGTACGTGTGGCGGGCCACGACTTGGCGCGCCCCGACGTCGACATCGCGGCGGTGCGCCGGTTCGTCGGCGTTGTGTTTCAGGATCCCGAGGACCAGGTGTTCGAGCCGCTCGTCGGGGACGACGTCGCCTACGGCCCGCGTCAGCTTGGGTGCGCCCCGGCGGAACTGCGTGAGCGCGTGCGCTGGGGGATGGACGCCGTGGGGCTTCCCTTCGAGGCGTTCAAGGATCGCTACACGTATACGCTGAGCGGCGGCGAGCTGCGCAAGACCGCGCTCGCCGGAGTGCTAGCGATGCGCCCGCAGGTGCTCGTGCTCGACGAACCCACGTCGGGGCTCGACCCCGGCGCCCGGCGGGACCTTCGGGAGCGGCTCCAGGCGCTGCGCGACCGCGACGGGCTCACCCTGGTCCTCGTGTCCCACGATATGGACGAGATCGCGCGCCTCAGCGACCGAGTGTACGTCCTGCACGCCGGCGCGGTCGTCGCCTCGGGCCCGCCGCGGGACGTGTTCGCCCGGGCCGACGCGCTGGCACCGTACGGGCTCATGCCGCCGCATGCAACCCAGGTGTGCGACCGCCTCCGGGCCCGCGGGCTGGCAGTGCGGGCCGACGCGCTCACGATTGAGGAAGCGGGGGACGCGATCGCGGCCCTGCTCCGGGGGAACCGGTGA
- a CDS encoding ECF transporter S component, with protein MQDAGRSALSTRGIVISAVLAAVAIFLGATRLGFIPTPTGIAATIMHVPAIIGGVLEGPVVGGIIGTIFGLYSFFYATVPMFKDPIVAILPRIFIGIFAAWAYLSLRRSSEFWAIVVAAIVGTATNTVLVLGFGVVRHYLPAKVAWVVGVTHGIPEVVVAVIISVAVLVPWKRAHRGQARARV; from the coding sequence ATGCAGGACGCAGGACGAAGTGCACTCTCCACCCGGGGCATCGTGATCTCCGCGGTCCTCGCGGCAGTCGCAATCTTCTTGGGCGCGACGCGCCTCGGGTTCATACCCACGCCGACGGGGATCGCCGCGACGATCATGCACGTGCCGGCGATCATCGGCGGCGTTCTGGAAGGGCCTGTCGTCGGCGGCATCATCGGGACGATCTTCGGACTGTACAGCTTCTTCTACGCCACCGTGCCGATGTTCAAAGACCCGATCGTGGCGATCCTGCCGCGTATTTTCATCGGCATCTTTGCGGCGTGGGCCTATCTGTCGCTGCGCCGGTCGAGCGAGTTCTGGGCGATCGTGGTGGCGGCGATCGTCGGCACCGCGACGAACACCGTGCTCGTGCTCGGGTTCGGCGTCGTCCGGCACTACCTGCCCGCCAAGGTGGCGTGGGTCGTCGGGGTCACGCACGGCATTCCGGAGGTGGTCGTCGCCGTGATCATCTCGGTCGCCGTCCTGGTCCCCTGGAAGCGCGCGCACCGCGGACAAGCGCGGGCGCGAGTCTAG
- a CDS encoding aldehyde dehydrogenase family protein yields MSTAQDAQRTRVIVDTNPADSGDVLAEVASQTAADVARAIEGAKRAYPAWRATPPPERGRILARAAALARARLDELARLLTREEGKILSEARGEVLKGINLLEWYSGEGFRLGGKTRPSEMPTTLLWTMRQPVGVVAVITPWNFPWAEPAWKVAPALVAGNTVLLKPASLTPLVAQRYVEILTEAGLPDGVLTLIVGAGGEVGNALVTDPEIRAVSFTGSCEIGGDVYARAAGRLAKVTCEMGGKNAVVVMPDADLDLAATGIAQGAFGSTGQRCTATSLGVVHRDVSARMRDLVVDRARALRVGNGLEDGVEMGPLVDAHQLETVLGYIEAGRRDGARLLTGGRRLADGARARGFFVEPTVFADVRPAHRIAREEIFGPVLSLIEVTSLDEALEVTNGLRYGLTSSIYASDANTIMRFVDGVEAGMVHVNSPTVGGEAQIPFGGIKWSGAGGREMAEEGLEFFTELKSVFFDYTGRARSGNVY; encoded by the coding sequence ATGAGCACCGCGCAGGACGCGCAGCGCACCCGCGTTATCGTCGACACCAATCCCGCCGACTCCGGCGACGTGCTGGCCGAGGTGGCCTCGCAAACGGCCGCCGATGTCGCCCGCGCGATCGAGGGGGCCAAGCGCGCCTACCCCGCGTGGAGGGCCACGCCGCCGCCGGAGCGAGGACGGATACTCGCCCGCGCCGCGGCGCTCGCGCGGGCCAGGCTCGACGAGCTTGCGCGCCTGCTCACGCGCGAGGAGGGCAAGATCCTCAGCGAGGCGCGGGGCGAGGTGCTGAAAGGGATCAACCTGCTCGAGTGGTACTCGGGCGAAGGGTTCCGGCTCGGTGGCAAGACGCGGCCGTCGGAGATGCCGACCACGCTGCTGTGGACGATGCGGCAGCCCGTCGGCGTGGTCGCGGTGATCACGCCCTGGAACTTTCCCTGGGCGGAACCCGCGTGGAAGGTTGCCCCTGCGCTCGTCGCCGGCAACACGGTGCTCCTCAAGCCGGCGTCCCTCACGCCCCTCGTGGCCCAGCGGTACGTCGAGATTCTGACAGAAGCGGGCCTTCCGGACGGCGTGCTGACGTTGATCGTCGGGGCAGGTGGGGAGGTCGGGAATGCGTTGGTGACCGACCCCGAGATCCGCGCTGTGTCGTTTACGGGGTCGTGCGAGATCGGCGGCGACGTATATGCGCGCGCAGCCGGGCGCCTCGCCAAGGTCACGTGTGAGATGGGCGGGAAGAACGCCGTGGTGGTCATGCCCGATGCGGACCTGGACCTGGCCGCGACCGGGATTGCGCAGGGGGCGTTCGGGAGCACCGGCCAGCGTTGCACGGCGACGAGTTTGGGCGTCGTGCATCGCGACGTGTCGGCACGGATGCGCGACCTCGTCGTCGATCGGGCGCGGGCGCTTCGGGTCGGCAACGGGCTCGAGGACGGCGTCGAGATGGGGCCGCTCGTGGACGCCCACCAACTCGAGACCGTGCTCGGCTATATCGAGGCCGGCCGTCGCGACGGCGCACGCCTGCTGACCGGCGGGCGTCGGCTCGCCGACGGGGCGCGGGCGCGCGGGTTCTTCGTCGAGCCCACCGTGTTCGCGGACGTGCGGCCCGCCCACCGCATCGCGCGGGAGGAGATCTTCGGGCCCGTGCTGTCGCTGATCGAGGTGACATCTCTCGACGAGGCACTTGAGGTGACGAACGGCTTGCGCTACGGCCTCACGTCATCGATCTACGCCAGCGACGCGAACACGATCATGCGGTTCGTGGACGGGGTCGAGGCGGGGATGGTGCACGTCAACTCACCGACGGTCGGCGGCGAGGCGCAGATCCCGTTCGGGGGGATCAAGTGGAGCGGGGCCGGCGGTCGGGAGATGGCGGAGGAGGGCTTGGAGTTTTTCACCGAACTGAAGAGCGTGTTCTTCGACTACACCGGCCGCGCGCGCTCGGGCAACGTCTACTAG
- a CDS encoding threonine synthase has product MGYLRHLECTACGATYSADELHTVCAKCGKVLYPRYDLERARSGVSREIIAGRAPTMWRYRELMPVDDPGNIVTLGEGMTPLLPLPRVAAKLGLRQVFVKDEGMNPTGSFKARGLSAAVSKAKELGARAAALPSAGNAASAAAAYCARAGMDCYIVMPVDAPHPNKAECDVYGAHTYLIRGLINDAGKVIREGSQEHGWFDMSTLKEPYRVEGKKTLGYELAEQLGWSLPDVIIYPTGGGTGIVGMWKAFAEMEALGWVGAHRPRMVIVQAAGCAPMIRAYKAGTPHADVWENAQTIAAGLRVPVAIGDYLILQAVRDSGGDAYTVTDEEIVADMRELAAADGLFACPEGAATYGALKAMVREQKIQPDERVVLFNTGAGLKYVDLLRPELPIVDAAHPIAAARAR; this is encoded by the coding sequence ATGGGCTACCTGCGTCATCTCGAGTGCACCGCCTGCGGCGCCACGTACAGCGCCGACGAGCTCCACACCGTGTGTGCCAAGTGCGGTAAAGTGCTGTATCCGCGGTACGACCTCGAGCGAGCCAGGTCGGGGGTATCCCGCGAGATCATCGCCGGGCGGGCGCCGACGATGTGGCGGTATCGCGAGTTGATGCCGGTCGACGATCCCGGCAACATCGTGACCCTCGGCGAGGGGATGACGCCGCTCCTCCCACTCCCGCGCGTCGCGGCGAAGCTGGGGCTCCGCCAGGTGTTCGTCAAGGACGAGGGGATGAACCCGACCGGGTCGTTCAAGGCGAGGGGGCTCTCCGCGGCCGTGAGCAAGGCGAAGGAGCTCGGGGCCCGGGCCGCGGCGCTGCCGTCGGCCGGCAACGCGGCGTCCGCGGCGGCGGCGTACTGTGCGCGGGCCGGCATGGATTGCTACATTGTGATGCCGGTCGACGCGCCGCACCCCAACAAGGCCGAGTGCGACGTGTACGGGGCGCACACGTATCTCATCCGCGGCCTGATCAACGACGCCGGCAAGGTCATCCGGGAAGGCAGTCAGGAGCACGGCTGGTTCGACATGTCGACGCTCAAGGAGCCCTACCGCGTCGAAGGCAAGAAGACGCTGGGATACGAGCTCGCCGAACAGCTCGGCTGGAGCCTCCCGGACGTGATCATCTACCCGACGGGCGGCGGCACGGGCATCGTGGGGATGTGGAAGGCGTTCGCCGAGATGGAAGCGCTCGGCTGGGTCGGCGCGCACCGGCCCCGGATGGTGATCGTGCAGGCCGCCGGCTGCGCACCGATGATCCGCGCCTACAAGGCCGGGACACCCCACGCCGACGTCTGGGAGAACGCGCAGACGATCGCCGCGGGGCTGCGCGTGCCGGTGGCGATCGGCGACTATCTCATCCTGCAGGCGGTCCGCGACAGCGGCGGCGACGCGTACACGGTCACCGACGAGGAGATCGTGGCGGACATGCGCGAGCTCGCGGCCGCGGACGGGCTCTTTGCGTGCCCCGAGGGCGCGGCCACGTACGGTGCGCTCAAGGCGATGGTCCGGGAGCAGAAGATCCAGCCGGACGAGCGCGTGGTGCTGTTCAACACCGGCGCCGGGCTCAAGTACGTGGACTTGCTCCGCCCCGAGCTCCCGATCGTGGACGCGGCACACCCGATCGCGGCCGCGCGCGCCAGGTGA
- a CDS encoding amidohydrolase family protein has protein sequence MHGQPLDDAQATGFRTPPPRKVRGPIVDVHTHMTEPATNHELVDAARVYGVNRIVAITPLEEGVELRARYPDEIVIAAREHWQSPVPFEDRTLRMIPKARAHGAPLIKFWFAPRVRDRLDLLFDDPRLDPVFRAIADHGLGVLVHVSDPDRWFERKYDPAKYGTKQQQYPMLETRLRQFPGVPFLAAHMGGDPEHLDHLTDLLKRYPNLHLDTSATKWIVRELGKQRVQAREFFRRWAERICFGTDQVVLKESDPVRYTVRYWVHQMFWETDLECPSPIPDPDADGTPMLRGLDLPEDVLSQIYWKNAERAFGIAARSALHPRSS, from the coding sequence ATGCACGGACAGCCGCTCGACGACGCACAGGCCACGGGGTTCCGGACGCCGCCGCCGCGCAAGGTCCGCGGGCCCATCGTGGACGTCCACACGCACATGACCGAACCGGCCACCAACCACGAACTAGTGGATGCGGCGCGGGTCTACGGCGTCAACCGAATCGTCGCGATCACGCCGCTCGAGGAGGGGGTGGAGCTCCGTGCGCGTTACCCGGACGAGATCGTGATCGCGGCGCGCGAGCACTGGCAGTCCCCCGTGCCGTTCGAGGACCGGACGCTCCGGATGATCCCGAAGGCGCGTGCCCACGGGGCGCCGCTCATCAAGTTCTGGTTCGCGCCGCGGGTCCGCGACCGTCTGGACCTGCTCTTCGACGACCCGCGGCTCGACCCGGTGTTTCGGGCGATCGCCGACCACGGACTCGGGGTGCTGGTCCACGTCAGCGACCCCGACCGCTGGTTCGAGCGCAAATACGACCCCGCGAAGTACGGCACGAAACAGCAACAGTATCCGATGCTAGAGACGCGCCTGCGGCAGTTCCCCGGGGTCCCGTTCCTGGCCGCGCACATGGGGGGCGATCCCGAGCACCTGGACCACCTCACGGACCTGTTGAAGCGGTATCCGAACCTCCACCTAGACACGAGCGCGACGAAGTGGATCGTCCGTGAACTGGGGAAACAACGGGTCCAGGCCAGGGAGTTCTTCCGACGGTGGGCGGAGCGGATCTGCTTCGGGACCGACCAGGTGGTCCTGAAGGAGTCCGACCCCGTGCGCTATACGGTGCGCTATTGGGTGCACCAGATGTTCTGGGAAACGGATCTCGAGTGCCCGTCGCCGATCCCGGATCCGGACGCCGACGGCACTCCGATGCTGCGCGGCCTCGACCTCCCCGAAGACGTGCTGTCGCAGATCTACTGGAAAAACGCAGAGCGGGCGTTCGGGATCGCCGCGCGGTCGGCGTTGCATCCGAGAAGTTCGTAG
- a CDS encoding energy-coupling factor transporter transmembrane component T gives MNEFELLRNITIGQYLPTGSCLHRLDPRAKIVAAIFVVGAVTFTPSLVGNACLLVACLAIVWLGRIPLSYALRGLLPAVPLLVVLAVMQLLFFGRNYDPTSPVVFRWGWIVVTAAVLKLVVISAARFVELLLVTSVFTLSTKTTELTLGIESLLRPLRRLRVPAHELALVVTIAIRFVPTLALEAERLMKAQASRGGRLGASRWRLVTRVRQLLPILVPLFTFALRRGEELIVAMEARAYTGGEGRTSYTVLRSGPGDWAAVAAGALFLAAMLLAPFPV, from the coding sequence GTGAACGAGTTCGAGCTGCTCCGGAACATCACGATCGGTCAGTACTTGCCGACGGGCTCCTGCCTCCACCGGCTGGATCCCCGCGCCAAGATCGTCGCGGCGATCTTCGTGGTCGGCGCGGTCACGTTCACCCCGAGCCTCGTCGGCAACGCGTGCCTGTTGGTCGCGTGCCTCGCGATCGTGTGGCTCGGCCGCATCCCCCTTTCGTACGCGCTGCGCGGCCTGCTGCCCGCGGTCCCGCTCCTGGTGGTCCTCGCGGTGATGCAGCTGCTGTTCTTCGGACGGAACTACGACCCGACGAGCCCGGTGGTGTTCCGATGGGGATGGATCGTCGTGACCGCCGCGGTGCTCAAGCTGGTCGTGATTTCCGCGGCGCGGTTCGTGGAGCTGCTGCTGGTGACGAGCGTCTTCACGCTCTCGACCAAGACGACCGAGCTCACGCTCGGCATTGAGAGCCTGCTCCGCCCGCTGCGGCGGCTGCGGGTGCCGGCGCACGAGCTCGCCCTGGTGGTCACAATCGCGATCCGGTTCGTGCCCACGCTCGCGCTCGAGGCGGAACGGCTGATGAAGGCCCAGGCGTCGCGCGGCGGACGCCTGGGCGCGAGCCGCTGGCGGCTCGTGACGCGCGTCCGGCAACTGCTGCCGATCCTCGTTCCGCTGTTCACGTTCGCGCTGCGGCGCGGCGAGGAGTTGATCGTCGCGATGGAGGCGCGCGCCTACACGGGCGGCGAGGGCCGGACCTCCTACACCGTGCTGCGCAGCGGGCCGGGCGACTGGGCCGCGGTCGCCGCCGGGGCGCTTTTCCTCGCGGCGATGCTGCTGGCGCCGTTTCCCGTTTGA
- a CDS encoding energy-coupling factor transporter ATPase — protein sequence MTGAPLIACEGVEFGYGVRSDGGALVLRGVSLRLAGGEHVAIIGPNGSGKSTLARHLNALLRPWAGTVRVCGLDTQDPAHTRAIRQTVGMVFQHPDSQMVATIVEEDVAFGPENLGVPHEELRERVRESLAFVEMWEDRARPPHMLSAGQKQRVAIAGVLAMRPACVVLDEATSMLDPRGREDIARIVAGLRRKGTAVVSITHLMGEAAVADRVVVLARGAVVAEGPPREVFAEAARLQEIGLDLPPVTALALRLRREIPDFPANVLTVDEIVDAITARAEAQ from the coding sequence GTGACCGGCGCCCCGCTGATCGCCTGCGAGGGCGTAGAGTTCGGGTACGGGGTTCGGTCGGACGGCGGAGCCCTCGTGCTGCGGGGCGTGTCCCTGCGGTTGGCGGGCGGCGAGCATGTGGCGATCATTGGTCCGAACGGCTCGGGGAAGTCCACGCTTGCGCGACATCTGAACGCCCTGTTGCGGCCGTGGGCCGGGACCGTTCGCGTCTGCGGGCTCGACACGCAAGATCCGGCGCACACGCGCGCGATCCGCCAAACGGTCGGGATGGTGTTCCAGCATCCCGACAGCCAGATGGTCGCGACGATCGTCGAGGAGGATGTCGCGTTCGGTCCGGAAAACCTGGGCGTGCCCCACGAGGAGCTGCGCGAACGCGTGCGTGAGTCGCTGGCGTTCGTCGAGATGTGGGAGGATCGGGCCCGACCGCCGCACATGCTCTCGGCTGGGCAGAAGCAGCGCGTGGCGATCGCCGGCGTGCTGGCGATGCGGCCCGCGTGCGTGGTGCTGGACGAGGCGACCTCAATGCTCGACCCGCGGGGGCGCGAGGACATCGCGCGCATCGTCGCGGGCCTGCGCCGGAAGGGCACGGCGGTCGTGTCGATCACGCACTTGATGGGCGAGGCCGCGGTCGCGGACCGCGTCGTCGTGCTGGCGCGCGGCGCCGTCGTGGCGGAGGGGCCCCCGCGAGAGGTCTTTGCCGAGGCGGCCCGCCTGCAGGAGATCGGGTTGGACCTGCCGCCCGTGACCGCGCTCGCGCTGCGCCTCAGGCGCGAGATCCCAGATTTTCCCGCGAACGTCCTGACCGTGGACGAGATCGTCGACGCCATCACCGCGCGCGCCGAGGCTCAATGA
- a CDS encoding QueT transporter family protein — protein sequence MRTPVARIAQIGVVAAAYAALTLYLAPASYGPLQLRLAETLKPLVLWEPELIPAFVIGNFLGNLGSPFAGPWELVWMPFANLVGAWACWRVGRVNAYLGAAVYAAITAAAVGTMLSVLLRAPFAAIAPPILASEALLIVLGVPVMWPVHLALRRVLGARAADAR from the coding sequence GTGAGAACGCCGGTGGCCAGGATCGCTCAGATCGGGGTGGTGGCGGCCGCATACGCCGCGCTGACGCTCTACCTCGCCCCCGCGTCGTACGGACCGTTGCAGTTGCGGTTGGCCGAGACGCTCAAACCGCTGGTCCTCTGGGAACCCGAGCTCATCCCCGCGTTCGTCATCGGCAACTTCCTTGGGAATCTCGGCAGCCCGTTCGCGGGTCCGTGGGAGCTCGTGTGGATGCCGTTCGCCAACTTGGTCGGCGCGTGGGCGTGCTGGCGGGTGGGACGGGTCAACGCGTATCTCGGCGCCGCCGTGTACGCGGCGATCACCGCCGCGGCGGTGGGGACGATGTTGTCGGTGCTGCTGCGCGCTCCGTTCGCCGCGATCGCACCGCCGATCCTGGCGAGCGAGGCGCTGTTGATCGTGCTGGGGGTGCCGGTGATGTGGCCCGTACACCTGGCGCTCCGCCGCGTGCTGGGCGCCCGCGCGGCCGACGCCCGATAG
- the queF gene encoding preQ(1) synthase, giving the protein MAHHQNTRPPAVPVAGRGAVGEPAPPDLEIRDTSAIRADVLETFSYEYPGSPATVEISTDEFTAVCPWSGLPDFGTVTVRYMPQDRILELRSLKFYLLTYRPVGIYQEHAANRILGDLVASCAPAWMEVDLDYRVRGGIHTVVRVRWPGAPR; this is encoded by the coding sequence GTGGCACACCATCAGAACACACGGCCGCCCGCCGTCCCCGTGGCCGGACGGGGAGCCGTGGGCGAGCCGGCTCCGCCGGACCTCGAGATTCGCGACACGTCGGCGATCCGGGCGGATGTGCTGGAGACGTTTTCCTACGAGTACCCGGGATCCCCGGCAACCGTCGAGATCTCGACGGATGAGTTCACGGCGGTCTGCCCGTGGTCCGGGCTGCCAGATTTCGGGACGGTCACGGTCCGGTACATGCCGCAGGACCGGATCCTTGAGCTTCGGTCGTTGAAGTTCTATCTGCTCACGTATCGACCCGTTGGCATCTACCAGGAGCACGCCGCGAACCGCATCCTCGGGGACCTCGTCGCCTCCTGCGCGCCGGCGTGGATGGAGGTGGACCTGGACTACCGGGTGCGCGGGGGAATCCATACCGTCGTCAGGGTCCGTTGGCCCGGAGCGCCGCGGTGA
- a CDS encoding M20 family metallopeptidase, protein MSDAPRAVDDALAAIDDAYVVDLARRLVRTPSVFRPGEPGGDETAAAGLVASELRALGLEVHVEEVAPGRPNVIGDWISAAPGPLLILEGHTDVVTEGDASLWSVPPFDGIIRDGRLYGRGAADMKGGVAAAIAAVRALRDAGVQLRGRVRLAIVADEEGMMLGIKTFVRNGWADGAVGAIICEPEANCPCLVQKGAMRAVARFQGRMAHGAMPTTGINPIPSAAAFVGRAAELETAYAARYGDHPLLGRPSVTPTVCRAGDLAQLNVMPADALVALDIRTIPGQAHATIHADLDRAAAAAAAAVPGCRGAVEVIEERPWTETSPEAVVVRAVEQACRRVQGREPERRGVPGATDGTFLNAWAAVPIVTIGPGDVTIPHQVDEFVRIADLVEAARIFAAAACYCLGAPL, encoded by the coding sequence ATGAGTGACGCCCCCCGCGCGGTTGACGACGCGTTGGCCGCCATCGACGACGCGTACGTGGTCGACCTGGCGCGCCGGCTCGTGCGGACGCCGAGCGTCTTTCGCCCGGGCGAGCCGGGCGGCGACGAGACCGCGGCGGCGGGTCTCGTGGCGTCGGAACTCCGCGCGCTCGGCCTCGAGGTCCACGTCGAGGAGGTCGCGCCGGGCCGCCCCAACGTGATCGGGGATTGGATCAGCGCCGCGCCCGGTCCCCTGCTGATCCTCGAAGGCCACACCGACGTCGTGACCGAGGGCGACGCGTCACTGTGGTCCGTGCCGCCGTTCGACGGCATCATCCGCGACGGGCGGCTCTACGGGCGCGGCGCGGCCGACATGAAGGGCGGCGTCGCCGCGGCGATCGCGGCCGTGCGTGCGCTGCGGGACGCCGGCGTCCAACTGCGCGGCCGCGTGCGCCTCGCGATCGTGGCGGACGAGGAAGGCATGATGCTCGGCATCAAGACGTTCGTCCGGAACGGTTGGGCCGACGGCGCCGTGGGCGCGATCATCTGCGAGCCCGAGGCGAACTGTCCCTGCCTGGTCCAGAAGGGCGCGATGCGGGCGGTGGCGCGGTTTCAGGGCCGCATGGCGCACGGGGCGATGCCCACGACCGGGATCAACCCGATTCCCTCGGCCGCCGCGTTCGTCGGGCGCGCCGCGGAGCTGGAGACGGCGTACGCGGCGCGGTACGGGGACCACCCGCTGCTCGGCCGGCCGAGCGTCACCCCGACGGTGTGCCGGGCCGGGGACCTCGCGCAACTGAACGTGATGCCGGCCGATGCGCTCGTCGCGCTCGACATCCGCACGATCCCCGGGCAGGCCCACGCGACGATTCACGCGGATCTCGACCGGGCCGCGGCGGCTGCCGCCGCGGCGGTGCCCGGCTGCCGGGGCGCGGTCGAGGTCATCGAGGAGCGGCCCTGGACCGAAACGTCTCCCGAGGCGGTCGTCGTGCGGGCGGTCGAGCAGGCGTGTCGCCGCGTCCAGGGGCGCGAGCCGGAACGTCGCGGGGTGCCCGGGGCGACCGACGGGACGTTTCTCAACGCCTGGGCGGCGGTGCCGATCGTGACGATCGGCCCCGGCGACGTGACGATCCCGCATCAGGTCGACGAGTTCGTTCGGATCGCGGATCTCGTGGAGGCCGCTCGTATCTTCGCGGCCGCCGCTTGCTACTGTCTCGGCGCTCCGTTGTGA
- a CDS encoding class I SAM-dependent methyltransferase: MEELRASSGADELATEGDRFGFWRFARHPFFTDVNRWLVQRVAELGPRIVDLACGPGAITELILASVKERSRVLIYAVDPSLAELDRARRRIASGLVRFVQGGAENLSRLVPQVDVVIFCNAIHLVADKSRALSEIRQVLGPGGTLAFNTTYFKGCYVPGTERFWRYWALRAAQYLRDRGIPVLRTGKTQAMEWFTPEEYSALAAASGFVGASWHLQEATLSPESLEDIGQFSMFIEGALPGVPLEIGATALRESVRIAMNDVHLTDGIPRYWLQFIAQAPA, encoded by the coding sequence GTGGAGGAGTTGCGCGCGTCTTCCGGGGCTGACGAGTTGGCAACCGAGGGCGATCGATTCGGGTTCTGGCGGTTTGCGAGACACCCGTTTTTCACCGACGTAAACCGCTGGCTGGTGCAACGCGTGGCCGAGCTCGGTCCCCGCATCGTCGACCTGGCGTGCGGTCCGGGCGCGATCACCGAGCTGATCCTGGCCAGCGTCAAGGAGCGGAGCCGCGTCCTCATCTACGCGGTGGATCCGTCGCTTGCCGAGCTGGACCGAGCGCGCCGCCGGATCGCCTCCGGGCTCGTGCGGTTCGTCCAGGGCGGCGCCGAGAACCTCAGCCGCCTCGTTCCACAAGTCGATGTCGTCATCTTCTGCAACGCCATCCACCTCGTGGCCGACAAGAGCCGGGCGCTGAGCGAGATCCGGCAGGTGTTGGGGCCCGGCGGCACGCTCGCGTTCAACACCACGTACTTCAAGGGCTGCTACGTGCCGGGCACGGAACGCTTCTGGCGGTACTGGGCGCTGCGGGCGGCGCAGTACCTGCGCGACCGGGGCATCCCGGTGCTCCGCACCGGCAAGACCCAGGCAATGGAGTGGTTTACGCCAGAGGAATACAGTGCGCTCGCGGCCGCGTCGGGCTTCGTCGGGGCGTCGTGGCATCTGCAGGAGGCCACGCTGTCGCCGGAGAGCCTCGAGGACATCGGCCAGTTCTCGATGTTCATCGAGGGCGCGCTGCCGGGCGTGCCGCTGGAGATCGGCGCCACGGCGTTGCGCGAGTCGGTCCGGATCGCCATGAACGACGTGCATCTCACGGACGGCATTCCGCGGTACTGGTTGCAGTTCATCGCGCAGGCGCCGGCCTGA
- a CDS encoding DEAD/DEAH box helicase has translation MAVESRTAGFSGLVDARIQRAIQEIGWATPTPIEARVIPSLTIGRDLVGQADPGSRTTAAFGIPMLQRLDPRSKAVQGLVLAPTREQARRVVADLSKLGAHTRLRIVAIYGGEPIARQMQRLREKPHIVVGTPARVLEHLGKGTLTLRSVHMLVLDDADRMLKMGLRPEVEQILVRTPSTRQTALFSAALPEPIRAMVGRYLRNPIWVTPGPSDADLYQETPRRSQRTAVS, from the coding sequence ATGGCTGTGGAATCCCGCACGGCTGGTTTTTCCGGTCTGGTAGATGCTAGGATCCAGCGAGCGATCCAGGAAATTGGGTGGGCGACGCCGACCCCGATCGAGGCGCGCGTGATCCCGAGCTTGACGATCGGGAGGGATCTGGTCGGGCAGGCGGACCCCGGGTCGCGCACCACCGCGGCGTTCGGCATCCCGATGCTGCAGCGCCTCGACCCGCGGAGCAAAGCGGTACAGGGGCTCGTGCTGGCGCCGACCCGTGAGCAGGCGCGGCGCGTGGTTGCGGATCTTTCGAAACTCGGCGCCCACACCCGCCTCCGCATCGTCGCGATCTACGGCGGCGAGCCGATCGCGCGGCAGATGCAGCGCCTTCGCGAGAAGCCGCACATCGTCGTCGGGACGCCCGCGCGCGTGCTCGAGCACCTGGGCAAGGGCACGCTGACGCTGCGTAGCGTACACATGCTCGTACTCGACGACGCCGATCGGATGCTCAAGATGGGGCTGCGGCCCGAGGTGGAGCAGATCCTCGTGCGGACGCCGTCGACCCGGCAGACGGCGCTGTTCTCCGCCGCGCTGCCGGAGCCGATCCGTGCGATGGTCGGGCGGTACCTGCGCAATCCAATCTGGGTGACCCCCGGACCGTCGGACGCCGATCTTTACCAGGAGACCCCTCGACGGAGCCAGCGGACGGCGGTATCCTAG